From the genome of Streptomyces sp. NBC_01317, one region includes:
- a CDS encoding helix-turn-helix domain-containing protein, with the protein MSRHGELGTALHRWRDRITPAEAGLPADQSRRPPGLRREELADLTGLSVEYIVRLEQGRATSPSVQVLTTLARALRLSDGEHRHLFLLAGQSPPATGHVSDHVPPSVRRLLDQLTGTPCGVYDAAWNLITWNPLWAALLGDPSTQQGRGRNAAWQHFAGLPSRISHTLEQEARFEAAVVADLRAATVRYPTDEKLRFLIGDLRRVSGRFGQLWNSRINGFHESDTRTVHHPDVGPVDVDCDTLVAPGNDLRIVTCSAAPGTPEADRLKLLDVIGPERMAEADPSLVPDPTLSAPVTSPAPATASTPDPADH; encoded by the coding sequence ATGAGCCGACACGGAGAGCTGGGCACGGCCCTGCACCGCTGGCGTGACCGGATCACCCCGGCCGAGGCCGGGCTGCCCGCCGACCAGTCCCGCCGACCGCCCGGCCTGCGCCGGGAGGAGCTGGCCGACCTGACCGGGCTGTCCGTGGAGTACATCGTCCGGCTGGAACAGGGCCGGGCGACCTCGCCGTCCGTCCAGGTCCTCACCACCCTGGCCCGCGCTCTGCGGCTGTCCGACGGTGAGCACCGGCACCTGTTCCTCCTCGCCGGGCAGTCCCCGCCCGCCACCGGACATGTCTCGGACCACGTCCCGCCGAGCGTGCGGCGCCTGCTCGACCAGCTGACCGGCACGCCGTGCGGGGTGTACGACGCCGCCTGGAACCTGATCACCTGGAACCCGCTGTGGGCCGCCCTCCTCGGGGACCCGTCGACGCAGCAGGGCCGCGGCCGCAACGCCGCCTGGCAGCACTTCGCCGGACTGCCCAGCCGGATCAGCCACACGCTGGAGCAGGAGGCGCGCTTCGAGGCCGCCGTCGTCGCCGACCTGCGGGCCGCGACCGTCCGCTACCCCACCGACGAGAAGCTGCGGTTCCTCATCGGCGACCTGCGCCGCGTCAGCGGCCGGTTCGGGCAGCTGTGGAACTCCCGTATCAACGGGTTCCACGAGAGCGACACCAGGACCGTCCATCACCCGGATGTCGGACCGGTGGACGTCGACTGCGACACGCTCGTCGCGCCCGGCAACGACCTGCGGATCGTCACCTGCTCGGCCGCGCCCGGTACGCCGGAGGCCGACCGGCTCAAGCTGCTGGACGTCATCGGGCCCGAGCGGATGGCGGAGGCCGACCCGTCCCTGGTCCCGGATCCGACCCTGTCGGCGCCGGTGACCTCCCCCGCACCGGCCACCGCCTCGACCCCCGATCCCGCCGACCACTGA
- a CDS encoding D-alanyl-D-alanine carboxypeptidase family protein gives MIIRSATRSALSGTVALATGLLVLLPAPSPAAAHTRTEPLPPAAGSSGTADRALLYEPGTRVRPAPGAPSPPSEVSALSWLVADAATGDVLAAHNAHRRLPPASTLKTLFAVTALPHLSEHARHTVTEDDLAGIGEGSSLVGVIPGQSYKVADLWRGVFLSSGNDAVRVLAAMNGGWDSTVTQMREKARMLGALDTHVVSPDGYDEPGQVSSAYDLAVFGRTGLASPEFVRYSSTAEAQFPGDKGTYGIQNTNRLLSGAGGVERYPGLIGVKNGYTSRAGNTLVAAARRGDRTLLVTVMNPQSGASQAVYEEARSLLDWGFAAEGQVTPVGSLRPAPADPVTPPSRQAGKAVRGGARSDSEETERILRRERTERTEQMKRTGQAGGGETAPGVVGEPMTGAVGGAHGPEVRAGAGASGPGGRESDTAAGSGGSGGSSYLMPTVVIGAAVLAALALFTVRAVRRRPRRR, from the coding sequence ATGATCATCAGATCCGCGACGCGCTCCGCGCTCTCCGGGACGGTGGCCCTAGCCACCGGCCTGCTGGTCCTCCTGCCCGCGCCCTCACCGGCCGCCGCCCACACAAGGACCGAACCCCTCCCGCCGGCCGCCGGTTCCTCCGGCACCGCCGATCGCGCGCTGCTGTACGAACCGGGGACGCGGGTACGCCCCGCCCCGGGCGCGCCCTCGCCCCCGAGCGAGGTCTCCGCCCTGTCCTGGCTGGTCGCCGACGCCGCGACGGGTGATGTCCTCGCCGCCCACAACGCCCACCGCCGGCTGCCGCCCGCGAGCACCCTCAAGACCCTCTTCGCCGTCACCGCCCTGCCGCACCTGTCCGAACACGCCCGGCACACGGTCACCGAGGACGACCTGGCGGGGATCGGCGAGGGGAGCAGCCTGGTCGGGGTGATCCCCGGGCAGTCCTACAAGGTGGCCGACCTGTGGCGCGGTGTGTTCCTCAGCTCCGGCAACGACGCGGTGCGGGTCCTCGCCGCGATGAACGGCGGCTGGGACTCGACGGTGACCCAGATGCGGGAGAAGGCGCGGATGCTGGGCGCGCTCGACACCCATGTCGTGTCCCCGGACGGCTACGACGAGCCGGGCCAGGTGTCCTCGGCGTACGACCTGGCCGTGTTCGGCCGTACGGGCCTGGCCTCACCGGAGTTCGTACGGTACAGCTCGACCGCCGAGGCGCAGTTCCCCGGCGACAAGGGCACGTACGGCATCCAGAACACCAACCGGCTGCTCAGCGGGGCGGGCGGGGTGGAGCGCTACCCGGGGCTGATCGGCGTCAAGAACGGCTACACCTCGCGGGCGGGCAACACGCTCGTCGCCGCCGCCCGGCGCGGCGACCGGACGCTGCTGGTGACGGTGATGAACCCGCAGTCGGGCGCGTCGCAGGCGGTGTACGAGGAGGCCAGGTCGCTGCTGGACTGGGGCTTCGCCGCCGAGGGCCAGGTCACCCCGGTGGGCTCGCTGCGTCCCGCGCCGGCCGATCCGGTGACTCCGCCCAGCCGCCAGGCCGGGAAGGCGGTACGGGGCGGGGCGCGGAGTGACTCGGAGGAGACCGAGCGCATCCTGCGGAGGGAGCGGACGGAGCGGACCGAGCAGATGAAGCGCACCGGGCAGGCCGGAGGAGGCGAGACCGCGCCCGGAGTGGTGGGCGAGCCGATGACCGGAGCGGTCGGCGGGGCGCACGGGCCCGAAGTGCGGGCCGGCGCGGGGGCGTCGGGCCCCGGAGGCCGGGAGTCCGACACCGCCGCGGGGTCGGGCGGGTCCGGCGGGTCCTCGTACCTCATGCCGACGGTGGTCATCGGCGCGGCGGTTCTCGCGGCGCTCGCCCTCTTCACCGTCCGCGCGGTACGGCGCCGGCCGCGCCGCCGCTGA
- a CDS encoding pentapeptide repeat-containing protein has product MSEKPGPTEPAPLRADCGNCFGLCCVALTFSVSADFPVEKKAGDPCHHLRDDSRCGIHDRLRTQGYQGCTVYDCFGAGQRVSQVTFAGRDWREAPGTAGQMFAALPVMRQLHELLWYLTEALTLAPARTVHAEIRPVLAATERLARSDPDALLEIDVAAHRARVNPLLLRTSELVRAQVRGKRKNRRGADLFGAKLKGADLRGADLRGAYLIAADLRRADLRLADLIGADLRDTDLRGADLTGSIFLTQSQVNAAKGDSGTAIPPTLVRPAHW; this is encoded by the coding sequence TTGTCCGAGAAGCCGGGCCCCACCGAACCCGCCCCCCTGCGGGCCGACTGCGGCAACTGCTTCGGGCTGTGCTGCGTCGCCCTGACCTTCTCGGTCTCCGCGGACTTCCCCGTCGAGAAGAAGGCCGGGGACCCCTGCCACCACCTCCGTGACGACTCCCGCTGCGGTATCCACGACCGCCTGCGGACCCAGGGCTACCAGGGCTGCACGGTGTACGACTGTTTCGGCGCCGGACAGCGGGTCTCCCAGGTCACCTTCGCGGGCCGCGACTGGCGGGAGGCACCCGGGACCGCCGGGCAGATGTTCGCCGCGCTGCCCGTGATGCGCCAGCTCCACGAACTCCTCTGGTACTTGACCGAAGCCCTCACGCTCGCACCCGCCAGGACCGTGCACGCCGAGATCCGCCCCGTCCTGGCCGCGACCGAGCGCCTGGCCCGGAGCGACCCCGACGCCCTGCTGGAGATCGACGTCGCGGCGCACCGGGCGCGGGTCAATCCCTTGCTGCTGCGGACGAGTGAGCTGGTACGGGCCCAGGTCCGCGGCAAGAGGAAGAACCGCAGGGGAGCCGACCTGTTCGGGGCGAAACTCAAGGGCGCCGACCTGCGCGGCGCGGACCTGCGGGGCGCGTATCTGATCGCCGCCGACCTGCGCCGCGCCGACCTGCGGCTGGCGGATCTGATCGGCGCGGACCTGCGGGACACCGATCTGCGCGGCGCCGATCTGACCGGCAGCATCTTCCTCACCCAGAGCCAGGTGAACGCCGCGAAGGGCGACTCCGGCACCGCGATCCCGCCGACGCTGGTGCGCCCCGCGCACTGGTAG